CAGTGGGGTTTCATGAATTTGTATTCAACCTCTTGTCCTCATTCCCCTTGTCCGGCTCCCCAACCTAGGCATGGGGAAGAAGGAGGAGTGATGAGGCCAAGTGACTAATAGCCACGAAAAACAACTATTAATCGCAATGAAGGCTGAACTCTAATCCCTTACCGCTTTACATTTGATTATACATGCCTATTGAAGGTGTTCAACATTGATAAACTTCCAGCTTAATAATGCATCTAAGTTGAAAATTGAGGAAGGATAATTGACCGTAAACGTGGTTAAATGACTAGCATACTAAAAATAGGTTCTATGCCTCATGGTGTAGGTGTCATATCTTAGTGTTCAGAAATGTTTTAAAGGGGTTTCCTATCAGTGGCCTGTGCCTAGGATTGTGAGAATTAGGATTTGGGGGACTAACACTGATTCGGTTGATGGGTTGGCTAGGGATATTACCGGTATAGCTAAGAAGCTTGGAATTAGGGTTAGGGGACCAATACCATTACCCACTAGGCGACTTATGGTAACTGTGAGGAGGGCTCCAAGTGGTCAAGGCTACCACACGTATGATCATTGGGAAATGAGGATACATAAGAGGGTTGTGGACATGGATGCTGATGAGAGGGCCCTTAGGCAATTAATGAGACTTAGAATACCTGAGGATGTTAAGGTTGAGATTGAGTTAATAGGTTAATTTTAAATTTAAATTAAGCACTCCAAATTAACCTAGGTCTCAATCTCCTTCTCAGTTGCCCTCCTCTTAACAGCCCTATCAAAAACAATCCAATTCCTATACCATTCCTCATTAGCCTTTCTTAGCTCTGTTAATATTGCCTTTGTTAAATCCTTAGCCGATACCTTATCACTATCAATGAACCTACACTCAATTCGTCTAGCAATTTCCCTAGCTTTATCCAAGGGAGCCCCAGTCTTAAGTATACTGACAACTATCTTCTCCACTACGAAGGGTTCCTCAGTTCCATCCCTTTTAACCACTGTATTTACCATAATTCCGATAAACGCTATAAGCAAATATAAATATTTCTACTACATTAATTCATAAAGTATAATAGATATGCTGCTTCACTTTTAGTATTATCAATTCAATATCATGGTCCCCGGGATTACAGTGAAGGTATTTACTAAGCTAATTTGTGAACGGAGGTAGTTCAGTAACTTGGTTCAGTAACGCTCATTAATTAGCCCAGAATGCCTTTGTTCTAACGTAATCTCTTTCAGCCTCAAGAATGTTTAGGAATAATTCATCATCATTACTAATGTTGCTCAGTATTCTCTTAACAGTGGTTGTACCAACACCATAGGCTGAGAGCGCTATTAAGCCTCTGTAACCGTGATCCATTATTATCCTAGCCCTCTCCCTAAGTTCATTAAGGTACTCCTCCTCATCAGTGCTAAGTTGTAGACCCCTCCTAGCCCTCATTACTAGCTTAATGGCCTTATCCACATCCTCATCTCTATGCTTAAGTATTGTTAAGGTCTTCATACCGCATTTCGGGCATTTAAGCTCCATTCTAATTACACTACTTACCTTACCTGTCACGTGCCATCCGCATCGTAGGCATAGGAGCGTCACCTCCTTATTCATTATCCTCTTCTTAATAGAATCAACGATTATGTTCCTAGGAACCTCATCAGTGGTTATTGACCTAGTACCTAAGCCACCCATTACCATTAACGCTAGTTTAGATGGTTTCCTAGCCAGAAAGTTTAACTTAATCACCCCCTCCTTAACACCATTAATGAAGTGTTTGAGCGCGTTTAAGTCAAGCTTATCCACTTCAATCTCATTAATAACCTCATTATCCAGCAGTGATCCATTATAAACCCTAGTTAACCTATCAACATTAACGTCAATAGTACCCTTAGGTAATACCCCCATTCTTCTGGCTACATGAATGAACCTGTACCTATACAGGTTACTATTCTTAATAACATTCCTCAAAGTCTCCTCAACATTCTTAACATCCTCCTGAAGCGCACTCCTTATGACCTCAGGGTTAATTGGCCTGGGGGTTTTCATAATAACCCTATAGGGATCCCTAACGTAGGAGATTGAGAGGGCAAGCCTACCCGTTAGGTAGCCTGTTAAGTATAGGCCAAGGGCCTCATTACCCTTAGTGCCTAGGCAGGAGTGAATAACTATTAGGTTGCTTGAGTACTCTATTAATACTTCATTAGTGTCAGGGTATTTACCCCTTAGGTCATTTGACAGTTCCTTAACATCATTAAGGAGTTCATTGGTATCCATTAACTTAATTCTATTAATGTTAACTAAGGTACCATTAGATAATAGCCTTCTTCTCAATTTACAAACCTCCTGAGCCACTTCATAGGAGACTGGTATTTCATCACCAATCCACTCAGGTAACTCACCTTCGCCGCTCCTTAATTCATCCAATGTAACGATTCCCTCATCCTTATCAATAGCTATAACCCTCCATAATCTACCAGCTAGGACTATTACCTTATTCTGCTCTAGGGTTAAGGCGAAGTCCTCATCAAGTTCACCTATTGTTGACTTATCCATGTAGTTGATTGCCTTAAATCTCCTCTCATCAGGTATCATTGACACGTTTTGAAGATAATAAACCCTTAACCCCCTCCTATTCTTTAAGACACCATCGTAACTACCTATTAGTCTTAATTCCCTTGAGGAGAATTCAATGAGTTTCATTAAGTCACTTAGCGATAGTGAGGAGTAGGGATGCGCCCTCTTAATGATCCTGTAGGCATCATTAATTGTGACTGATCCCCCATGGTCAAGTATTATACCAGCGAGTTGATGAAGTAGAACATCCATAGCCCCTGCATGGTATGGGTAATCACCCTCCAATTCACCTTCAATAGCCCTCCTGGCTAATACCAGGGATTCGATGTAGTCATCAGGTGTTACAGTGAACACATGCCCCTTAGCAACCCCACCAACCTCATGACCACTCCTCCCAACCCTCTGAATTAACCTATCACTCTGCTTAGGACTCATGTACTGTACTACGGCTTCAATGCTACCAATGTCTATGCCTAACTCAAGGCTTGATGTTGATACAACCACCTTAATTCCCCCACTCCTAAGCCCCTCCTCTACCGCCTCCCTCCTTTCCCTACTTAAGGAGCCGTGGTAAACCTCCACGCCATTAATAATCTTCTTTAATTCAGTACCCAGGAGTTCAGCCATATCCCTAGTATTAGTGAAGAGGAGTACTGAGCCCTTATACCTATTAACTACTTCACTAATTCTTCTGGCTGCCTCCTCAACATCCCCATCAGGCCTTAGATAATGTATTGTTAACTCCATGGTTCTTGAAACATCATTAACATTAACAATCCTCACCCTCCTCCCAACTCCACCCACCAATGATGATGCCAACTCCAAGTCACCTATAGTTGCTGAGAGTGCAATCCTCTGAAACTCACCAGCCAACTCCACTAGCCTCTCAAGGCCAACTGACAATTGAATCCCCCTCTTACTGCCGAGGAGTTCATGAACCTCATCTATTATGACCCAGCCAACACCCCTAAGCCAATTCCTCATTACTGGTGAAACTAATAGTATTTGGAGGGTTTCAGGTGTTGTTATTAGTATTTGAGGTGGACTCCTCCTCTGCCTATTCCTCTCACTACTCGTTGTGTCCCCGTGCCTCACAGCTATGGTTAAGCCAAGTAACCCACTCAGTTTACGTATTCTCTGCTCCAAGTCCCTATTAAGTGACTTAGCTGGCGTAATGTAGAGGACCCTTACTCCCTCCCTCACCCCTGAGTTAAGCAGCATTGAGAGCACAGGCAGTAACGCTGCCTCAGTCTTCCCTGTACCAGTGGGTGATGATATTAACGTGTGTTCACCGGTTAAAACTATGGGTATGGCTAACTCCTGAACCTTAGTGGGCTTCACATAACCTAATTCCTTAACAGCCTCCTTAACCTTAGGATGCAGTAATTCGAATGAATTAAGCACCATGAGGTTAACCCAATATCCCTTAAAAAACCTACTCAGTTTAGGCAAATATGAAGATTGAGTTTAAGAGTGAGGAGTGGGGTAGGATCATAATTGTTAATGGGATTGAGGTTGGTAGAATTGTAGATAATGTTATTTCCCTAGACATATATTCCCCTCAATTCACCGAATCAGGGAACAGAATTGACTTAGGTTGGGCTGGCTCCCTAATGTACAGTAGGGTTAACATGGGTAATCACGTGGTTGAATTAATTGGCCATGAACATGATGGTTTAAGGGAATTAATAAGTGTAAGAGTAATATTAAATGGGGAGGTTAATGATGACGAATTATCATTAATTATCTTGAATATGATGAGGCAATACATGGATAAGGAATTACTAGGTATGATTGAGCGGCATTCATGATTGATTTCAGTAATGGGAATGATATCTCCTAATTATTTCACTTAATTTAATGCAGCCTCATTAAGATTTATATACAGTAATGTGTTCCACTGATGATGCTTTGGCTAGTATTCACCACGGGCGCATGCAACTTAAGGTGCAGCTACTGCGGTGGCTCCTTTAACCCAAAGGTAGTGCCCTGGAGGATCAATTATAATCCAGTTAAGCTGAAGGAGTTGATTGAGAAGGATAATAACGCCACTGTAATATTCTATGGTGGGGAACCACTACTTAATCCACGCTTCATAATGTGGATGATGGATAACGTTAAGGCTAATAGGTGGGGGATTCAAACCAATGGAACATTAACTGAATTACTGCCCAGTGAGTACTGGAGAAGGATGAGTGTCGTGCTTCTATCAATAGATGGTAGAAGGGAGGTTACTGACGCTCACAGGGGCTTCGGCGTGTATAATCGTGTTGTTAAGGCCTTAATGAGGCTTAAGTCAATGGGCGTTAATAGGTTAATAGCTAGAATGGCGGTAACGCGATTAACGGACATATACATTGATGTAACGCATTTACTTAATGTTGGCTTCAACTTGGTTCACTGGCAACTGGACGTTATATGGGATGGTAAGTGGGATGTATTAACGTGGGCTAAGTCAAGTTACCTACCTGGGGTGAGGAGGCTTGTTGAATTATTTCTAAGTAACCTAAGGGAAGGCAGGGTCATCGGTATAGTACCCATACTTGGGGTTTTATCAGCATACCTACATAAACCATACAGGGGACCACCCTGTGGTGCAGGGTATAGTTCAATTGCTGTTTCGACTGATGGTAGGGTTTTATCATGCCCAATTGCTGTTCATGAGGATTGGGCAGTGTTAGGTAATGTTAACACGGGCTTTAATTTAATTGGCATTGAGTCTCAGTTACCTGAAATGTGTAAGACATGTGAGTATAGGCAATACTGCGGTGGTAGATGCCTATACGCCATTAAGGAGGGTGAGAGGTACTGGGGTTTAGATGGCGTATTGACTGTTGATTACGTCACTAAGGAGACCATAAGAACCATACTTGAGATTGGGCCTGAGGTTAAGGAACTAGTAAATAGGGGTGTGGTTAAATTAAGTGACCTATACTATGACCCAATCCTGGACTCCACCGAAGTCATACCGTAGGCATTAAGGAATAACACTTAATAGTGTGGGTGGATTTAATTAAGGCATGTTGAATCAATTAAAGGGTAGGAGTCTACTCAGTTGGCTTGACTACACACCACAGGAGGTGTTAATGTTACTTAACCTGTCTAAAAGCATGAAGGAGAGGTATTACTTGGGTGAAAGGTACATTGGTGTTCACCATGGTAAGACACTTCTCATGATATTTGAGAAGCCTAGTACAAGGACAAGGATTAGTTTCGAAACAGCCGCGTGGCAACTCGGCATGAAGACTATTTACAGTAATCCCCAGGAGCTTCAATTAGGTAGGGGAGAGACTGTTGAGGATACCGCTAGGGTGGTTTCAAGGATTGTTGATGGTATAGCAGCCAGAGTCTTCAGCCACTCAACATTAATTAAATTTACCCAGTACTCTCAAGTACCTGTTGTGAATGCCTTAAGTGATGAATGCCACCCAACCCAAGTATTGGCTGATGCGTTAACTTTATGGGAAGTTAAAGGTAAGGTTAATGGAATTAAATTAGCTTTCGTAGGTGATGGGGATAATAACATGGCCCATAGCTTAATTGCAATAGGGGCTAGGTTGGGATGGGATATTAGGATAGTGTCGCCTAAGAGGTATTGGCCAAGTAGAAGGTATGTTGAGGATGCTGAGGATTTAAGTAAGAGAACCGGTACAGTACTTACTGTGACGGAATCCATTGAGGAGGGGGTTAAGGGTGTTGATGCAGTTTACACTGACGTATGGGTATCAATGGGTATGGAAAAGGAGACTGAGGAGAGAATGAAACTGTTTAAACCATACCAGGTTAACCAAGGTTTAATGAGTATTGCAGGGGAGAAAGCCGTATTCATGCATTGTTTACCAGCTCATAGGGGTCTTGAGGTTACTGATGATGTAATTGACTCGCCTAAGAGTGTCGTGTGGCAGCAGGCCGAGAATAGGCTTCACACAGCTAAGGCTATATTAGCTGCCTTGATTAGGTAAGGTAGGATGAGGTTATTTTAAAGGAAATGCCCTAACTTAAATTTAAAACATTAAATTAATTTATAGGCCTTAACCATGAACTGCCTAATCTTCGGCATTGCATTCTCCACATGCCAAACAGGATTCACGAAAACTATTAACCAACCCTTATCAGTCATGTTGAAGAAGGCGATTTTGAAGTTTGAGTATTTTATGAGAATGTAGTTAAAGGAGCCGAGGAGGTCATCGGAAAGCTTTCGAGATCTTTGAGCAACCTCTAGGAGGCTCATGACGTTTCTAAGGGATTTTAATGTTAATGTTGTTGGTAAATGATGTATTATTGGAATATTATTGGAATCTATTATGGCTGCTCCAACAATCATTTCTCCATCTATAAGCTCACTGAGCATAAGCTTCTTAAGCTCCATCTGCGGTGTAGTCTGCTCCGCAGATTTAGCATCTGGTGATACATATATTACAATACTTCACCACCTCTACTAAATATTTTACACACGCAGCTTAATAAACTTTTAGCTCAATGAACCGCCATGACGCCGCCCAACAATAATCCAGCGTATATTTAACGTGTAGTTCAATAAAATAACTAAAGAACATTTAATAAGCTTACGCTTAATAGCTGGTTAATGACTGAGGTTGTTTATGAGCAAAGCATTATAGGTAACGGTAACATGCTTGCTGTTATCGGTGGTAAAGGCGAGTTAAGGTACTTATTTTACCCAAGTAAGTCATTTCCACAGAACATTCACTCATCATTACCTGGAATATATAGGAGAGGTTACTTCAGTTGGTTGACGGATTGGGGTGATATTAGACAGAGATACGCTGCCCCAGGGGTTTTGGAGACCGTGTTCAGGAGTGGGGATGCTTCAGTTAAGGTTACTGACTTCGTGCTTCATAGTGAAAGTGTCCTTATCAGGAGGTTTGAATTCAGCATACCGGGTGAATTCAACTTCATATACTACACTTCCCCTCAATTATGGGAAACCCACACCGCTGATGCAGCATACTTTGATGAGAGGTATGGTGCAGTTGTTGACTATAAGAGGGGTCTTACCCTAGTTGTCTCAGGGGATAAGATACCTAATGGGTATCAGATTGGTCAATTAGGTTCAGGTTCAGATGCGTTCACTGATGCCTATGATGGTGAACTCAATATGAATAAGCTAAGCATATATGAGGGTTTTAGGGGAGTCAACTTCGCGTTAATGTGGAGGCTTAGGGATGAGGAAACATTAACAATGTACTTCGTCCTAGATAATAGTGAGGAAGCTGCATTAAGGGAGTTAGCTAAAGTTAAGGCCATGGATTGCTGCGTACTAGGCCATAGTGTCGCTGATCACTGGAATAATTGGGTTAGTAAGATTAGGCTGAGTGGTGTTGTTAATGAAGATATGGTAAAGCAGTCCGCATACGTAATTAAGATGCTTCAAGACTCAGGAGGAGCCTTCATAGCAGCACCAACCGTGTGGCCAGATTATAGGTATTGTTGGCCTAGGGATGCTGCTTACTCGGCAATGGCACTAGACGTACTTGGTTACCATGATGAGGCTGTTAAGTTCATTAATTGGGCTGTTAAGTCCCAGGGCGAGAATGGAGCCTTCTACCAGAGGTATTACGCTGAGCCAGGGCTTAAGGCCCCCTCATGGTCATTTCAAATAGATGAAACAGCTTCAGTAGTGCTTGCCACTTATGTTCACTTCAAGTTAACCCTAGATAGGCAGCTTCTCAAGAATGCTTGGATAATGATTAGGAAGGCTACGGAGTATTTAGCAGCTAATGTGAGTGATGATGGGTTAACAACCCCCACCGTTGGGCCTTGGGAGGAGCACTTAGGTGTTCATACATATACTAATGCATCAGTATACGCTGCGTTATCGGCAGCTTCTTATTTAGCCAGTGAAATGGGTGATAGGAATAGGGCAGTTGAGTGGGGTAGGTACGCTTCAGTTATTCGTTCAGCTACACTTAATCAAGCCTGGAATGGTAGATTCTTCGCTAAGATGATTAAGCCAAAGTTTAATATACCTGACTCAGCAACACTTGGGTTAATTTTTCCATTCAACATGATTAATGTTAATGATGATAGGATGAAGATGAA
This genomic interval from Caldivirga sp. contains the following:
- a CDS encoding radical SAM/SPASM domain-containing protein, with the protein product MLWLVFTTGACNLRCSYCGGSFNPKVVPWRINYNPVKLKELIEKDNNATVIFYGGEPLLNPRFIMWMMDNVKANRWGIQTNGTLTELLPSEYWRRMSVVLLSIDGRREVTDAHRGFGVYNRVVKALMRLKSMGVNRLIARMAVTRLTDIYIDVTHLLNVGFNLVHWQLDVIWDGKWDVLTWAKSSYLPGVRRLVELFLSNLREGRVIGIVPILGVLSAYLHKPYRGPPCGAGYSSIAVSTDGRVLSCPIAVHEDWAVLGNVNTGFNLIGIESQLPEMCKTCEYRQYCGGRCLYAIKEGERYWGLDGVLTVDYVTKETIRTILEIGPEVKELVNRGVVKLSDLYYDPILDSTEVIP
- the argF gene encoding ornithine carbamoyltransferase, producing MLNQLKGRSLLSWLDYTPQEVLMLLNLSKSMKERYYLGERYIGVHHGKTLLMIFEKPSTRTRISFETAAWQLGMKTIYSNPQELQLGRGETVEDTARVVSRIVDGIAARVFSHSTLIKFTQYSQVPVVNALSDECHPTQVLADALTLWEVKGKVNGIKLAFVGDGDNNMAHSLIAIGARLGWDIRIVSPKRYWPSRRYVEDAEDLSKRTGTVLTVTESIEEGVKGVDAVYTDVWVSMGMEKETEERMKLFKPYQVNQGLMSIAGEKAVFMHCLPAHRGLEVTDDVIDSPKSVVWQQAENRLHTAKAILAALIR
- a CDS encoding glycoside hydrolase family 15 protein gives rise to the protein MTEVVYEQSIIGNGNMLAVIGGKGELRYLFYPSKSFPQNIHSSLPGIYRRGYFSWLTDWGDIRQRYAAPGVLETVFRSGDASVKVTDFVLHSESVLIRRFEFSIPGEFNFIYYTSPQLWETHTADAAYFDERYGAVVDYKRGLTLVVSGDKIPNGYQIGQLGSGSDAFTDAYDGELNMNKLSIYEGFRGVNFALMWRLRDEETLTMYFVLDNSEEAALRELAKVKAMDCCVLGHSVADHWNNWVSKIRLSGVVNEDMVKQSAYVIKMLQDSGGAFIAAPTVWPDYRYCWPRDAAYSAMALDVLGYHDEAVKFINWAVKSQGENGAFYQRYYAEPGLKAPSWSFQIDETASVVLATYVHFKLTLDRQLLKNAWIMIRKATEYLAANVSDDGLTTPTVGPWEEHLGVHTYTNASVYAALSAASYLASEMGDRNRAVEWGRYASVIRSATLNQAWNGRFFAKMIKPKFNIPDSATLGLIFPFNMINVNDDRMKMNVDTIEKSFKYKAGGIGRNPEDKYYGGNPWIITTLWLAIYHKLAGNVDKAHELIKWASTHSTSTGMLPEQVDKDSGRPISAVPLAWSHAMYIVAEVINNDLFNKITPPPINSK
- a CDS encoding DEAD/DEAH box helicase, translated to MVLNSFELLHPKVKEAVKELGYVKPTKVQELAIPIVLTGEHTLISSPTGTGKTEAALLPVLSMLLNSGVREGVRVLYITPAKSLNRDLEQRIRKLSGLLGLTIAVRHGDTTSSERNRQRRSPPQILITTPETLQILLVSPVMRNWLRGVGWVIIDEVHELLGSKRGIQLSVGLERLVELAGEFQRIALSATIGDLELASSLVGGVGRRVRIVNVNDVSRTMELTIHYLRPDGDVEEAARRISEVVNRYKGSVLLFTNTRDMAELLGTELKKIINGVEVYHGSLSRERREAVEEGLRSGGIKVVVSTSSLELGIDIGSIEAVVQYMSPKQSDRLIQRVGRSGHEVGGVAKGHVFTVTPDDYIESLVLARRAIEGELEGDYPYHAGAMDVLLHQLAGIILDHGGSVTINDAYRIIKRAHPYSSLSLSDLMKLIEFSSRELRLIGSYDGVLKNRRGLRVYYLQNVSMIPDERRFKAINYMDKSTIGELDEDFALTLEQNKVIVLAGRLWRVIAIDKDEGIVTLDELRSGEGELPEWIGDEIPVSYEVAQEVCKLRRRLLSNGTLVNINRIKLMDTNELLNDVKELSNDLRGKYPDTNEVLIEYSSNLIVIHSCLGTKGNEALGLYLTGYLTGRLALSISYVRDPYRVIMKTPRPINPEVIRSALQEDVKNVEETLRNVIKNSNLYRYRFIHVARRMGVLPKGTIDVNVDRLTRVYNGSLLDNEVINEIEVDKLDLNALKHFINGVKEGVIKLNFLARKPSKLALMVMGGLGTRSITTDEVPRNIIVDSIKKRIMNKEVTLLCLRCGWHVTGKVSSVIRMELKCPKCGMKTLTILKHRDEDVDKAIKLVMRARRGLQLSTDEEEYLNELRERARIIMDHGYRGLIALSAYGVGTTTVKRILSNISNDDELFLNILEAERDYVRTKAFWAN
- the rpsJ gene encoding 30S ribosomal protein S10 yields the protein MPRIVRIRIWGTNTDSVDGLARDITGIAKKLGIRVRGPIPLPTRRLMVTVRRAPSGQGYHTYDHWEMRIHKRVVDMDADERALRQLMRLRIPEDVKVEIELIG
- a CDS encoding ATP cone domain-containing protein, with protein sequence MVNTVVKRDGTEEPFVVEKIVVSILKTGAPLDKAREIARRIECRFIDSDKVSAKDLTKAILTELRKANEEWYRNWIVFDRAVKRRATEKEIET